A single region of the Gilliamella apis genome encodes:
- the lptB gene encoding LPS export ABC transporter ATP-binding protein — protein sequence MAILKAENLAKVYKKRRVVEDVSLTVNSGEIVGLLGPNGAGKTTTFYMVVGIVTLNAGKIYLDDHDISILPLHERAQKGIGYLPQEASIFRKLSVIDNIMAILETRNDIDKNEKINRAEELLEEFHITHIRDNIGQSLSGGERRRVEIARALAANPKFILLDEPFAGVDPISVIDIKNIIKHLRDRGLGVLITDHNVRETLDVCERAYIVNKGHLIAEGTPDSILNNDYVKRVYLGHEFRL from the coding sequence ATGGCAATTTTAAAAGCGGAAAATCTTGCTAAAGTTTATAAAAAACGACGAGTTGTTGAAGATGTTAGTTTAACAGTAAACTCTGGCGAAATAGTTGGTTTACTTGGCCCTAACGGTGCCGGTAAAACTACCACTTTTTATATGGTAGTTGGCATTGTGACTTTAAATGCCGGAAAAATTTACCTTGATGATCATGATATCAGTATTTTACCATTACATGAGAGAGCGCAAAAAGGAATAGGGTATTTGCCTCAAGAGGCGTCAATATTTAGGAAACTTTCTGTTATTGATAATATTATGGCTATTTTAGAAACTCGCAATGATATTGATAAAAATGAAAAGATTAATCGAGCAGAAGAGTTACTCGAAGAATTTCATATTACCCATATCCGAGACAATATTGGTCAATCATTATCCGGAGGAGAACGGCGACGAGTTGAGATAGCTAGGGCATTGGCTGCAAATCCTAAATTCATTTTACTCGATGAACCATTTGCGGGTGTAGATCCCATTTCAGTAATTGATATTAAAAATATTATTAAACACCTACGTGATCGTGGTTTAGGCGTACTGATTACCGATCATAATGTTCGTGAAACACTTGATGTTTGTGAACGAGCCTATATAGTGAATAAGGGACATTTAATTGCTGAAGGTACACCAGATAGTATATTAAATAATGACTATGTTAAACGTGTTTATTTAGGACATGAATTTAGATTATAG
- the lptA gene encoding lipopolysaccharide transport periplasmic protein LptA → MRSKKQTFFPLFFMLCASFACFADEPNVVTSSASQNQKMFADNKPITVDADNQQIDIEKNIITFNGNVQIIQEGLTIWADKVVVTDMQDTSKQKITAYGKPVKYKQVLPQNNKIVTGHSQQVIYNVKENNIVLQGDAELFQQDNHISSSIITYDVKKQQIVAQPGKKGRVKSTIIPSQVKEMNK, encoded by the coding sequence ATGAGATCAAAAAAACAAACATTTTTTCCATTATTTTTTATGCTATGCGCATCATTTGCTTGTTTTGCTGATGAACCTAATGTTGTCACGTCATCTGCCTCACAAAATCAAAAAATGTTTGCCGATAATAAACCCATCACAGTTGATGCTGATAATCAGCAAATAGATATTGAAAAAAATATTATTACTTTTAATGGTAATGTCCAGATTATCCAAGAAGGTTTGACGATATGGGCAGATAAAGTTGTAGTTACTGATATGCAAGACACAAGTAAACAGAAAATAACAGCATATGGTAAACCGGTAAAATATAAACAAGTTCTTCCTCAAAATAATAAAATTGTGACCGGTCATTCACAACAGGTTATCTATAATGTTAAAGAAAATAATATAGTATTACAGGGTGATGCAGAATTATTTCAACAAGATAATCATATCAGTAGTTCAATTATTACTTATGATGTGAAAAAACAGCAAATAGTGGCTCAACCAGGTAAAAAAGGCCGAGTAAAAAGTACTATCATTCCAAGTCAAGTAAAAGAGATGAATAAATAA
- the lptC gene encoding LPS export ABC transporter periplasmic protein LptC, with amino-acid sequence MNKKNLICLLLLILIVGVYYSYQKNDDVLSTPPNANQLETPIYQSDDMVTNVYDLSGNVVYKIESGKVKHFDNNENTDFDLPNVTLYDQDHAATWHIQAKRATLTKDKLIYLYQDVTLTNLTPDSQLQQVLTDDAVVDLTTQIVTSKDPVKIRGVGFFSTGLGLIGNLREKTANILENIKTFYNSEAQ; translated from the coding sequence ATGAATAAAAAAAATTTAATCTGTCTATTACTTCTTATTTTGATAGTTGGTGTTTATTATAGTTATCAAAAAAATGATGATGTGTTGAGTACGCCACCAAATGCAAATCAGCTTGAAACGCCAATTTATCAAAGTGATGATATGGTTACTAATGTTTATGATTTGTCCGGTAATGTAGTATATAAAATTGAATCGGGCAAAGTAAAACATTTTGATAATAATGAAAATACTGATTTTGATTTACCTAATGTTACACTTTATGATCAGGATCACGCTGCTACATGGCATATTCAAGCAAAACGAGCGACTTTGACAAAAGATAAACTAATTTACCTTTATCAAGATGTGACATTAACTAATTTAACACCTGATTCTCAGTTACAGCAAGTATTAACCGATGATGCAGTAGTTGATTTAACAACGCAAATTGTAACATCTAAAGACCCGGTAAAAATTAGAGGAGTTGGTTTTTTCTCAACTGGTTTGGGATTAATTGGTAATTTACGGGAAAAAACGGCTAATATACTTGAAAATATAAAAACTTTTTATAATAGTGAGGCTCAATAA
- a CDS encoding CHAP domain-containing protein, whose translation MLFRLKNSLYLLTVLLMLEVASFYHYAYADLNVNESKIGTVVDEFNGVKVYYNGNINHVSSRNVAKDGYNLGLKYQCVEFIKRYYYERFNHKMPDSYGHAKDFFDDSIPDGKMNTRRNLLQFHNGSTTKPKVDDIIVLGWSQYGHVAIISKVSDNEIEIVQQNPGPNASSRVTFPLIYKDGLWKIEGYRVFGYLRKR comes from the coding sequence ATGTTATTTAGATTAAAAAACAGTCTCTATTTATTAACTGTTTTATTAATGCTGGAAGTAGCTAGTTTTTATCATTATGCTTATGCTGATTTAAATGTTAATGAGAGTAAAATTGGCACAGTTGTCGACGAATTCAATGGAGTTAAAGTTTACTATAATGGCAATATAAATCATGTCAGTAGTCGCAATGTAGCTAAAGATGGTTATAATTTAGGTCTTAAATATCAATGTGTTGAATTTATTAAACGTTACTATTATGAACGTTTCAATCATAAAATGCCGGATAGTTATGGCCATGCAAAAGATTTTTTCGATGATTCTATTCCTGATGGCAAAATGAATACTAGGCGAAATCTACTTCAGTTCCATAATGGATCAACCACCAAACCTAAAGTAGACGATATTATTGTTCTAGGCTGGTCTCAATATGGCCATGTTGCTATTATCAGTAAAGTTAGCGACAATGAGATCGAAATTGTTCAGCAAAATCCAGGACCTAACGCAAGCAGTCGGGTGACTTTTCCGTTAATTTATAAAGATGGATTATGGAAAATAGAAGGTTATCGTGTTTTCGGTTATTTGCGTAAACGTTAA
- the yccX gene encoding acylphosphatase, protein MIRQVKIRVCGRVQGVGFRFFTYQQATKLGLVGYVKNLDNGDVEILIQGDSISIAKLIQWLEQGGPVSARITAINVTELIPENQLNAFNIKY, encoded by the coding sequence ATGATACGACAAGTTAAAATTCGAGTGTGTGGTCGTGTACAGGGTGTTGGTTTTCGCTTCTTTACTTATCAACAAGCTACCAAACTGGGTTTAGTTGGTTATGTTAAAAATTTAGATAATGGTGATGTAGAAATACTAATACAAGGGGATAGCATATCAATTGCTAAATTAATACAATGGCTTGAACAGGGCGGACCAGTTTCAGCCCGTATAACGGCGATAAATGTTACAGAATTAATTCCTGAAAACCAATTAAATGCTTTTAATATCAAATATTAA
- a CDS encoding GntR family transcriptional regulator — protein sequence MFKLIELNISEPVNQQVYRALRRAIITCQVLPGVLLSEKEISSQFNVSRQPVREAFIKLAEAGLVKILPQRGTFVTKISIKKVIDGQFIREAVECAIIKRVAQEITESDLVLLDKNLAEQIDANKRKDIRSFLEKDDEFHQIIMNVIDCPMAWETVENIKAMMDRVRYLTLEDISPPEDLVKQHKKIVMALKKHDPEMAALALHEHLSTILQTINIVSQQRNDWFVD from the coding sequence ATGTTTAAACTTATTGAATTAAATATTTCTGAGCCGGTTAATCAGCAAGTTTATCGTGCATTAAGAAGAGCGATTATTACTTGTCAGGTGTTACCGGGAGTTTTACTTTCTGAAAAAGAGATCTCAAGTCAATTCAATGTATCACGTCAGCCAGTTCGTGAAGCATTTATCAAGTTAGCCGAAGCTGGCTTAGTTAAAATTTTGCCACAGCGAGGCACATTTGTAACAAAAATCTCCATTAAAAAAGTGATTGATGGGCAATTTATTCGTGAAGCCGTTGAGTGTGCAATTATTAAACGAGTAGCACAAGAAATTACCGAATCCGATCTGGTATTATTGGATAAAAATCTTGCCGAACAAATAGATGCCAATAAGCGAAAAGATATTCGCTCTTTTTTGGAAAAAGATGACGAATTTCACCAAATTATAATGAATGTTATCGATTGTCCAATGGCTTGGGAAACGGTCGAAAATATCAAAGCAATGATGGACAGAGTTCGATATCTCACCTTAGAAGATATTTCTCCACCAGAAGACTTAGTAAAGCAACACAAAAAAATCGTTATGGCACTAAAAAAACATGATCCGGAAATGGCGGCATTGGCGCTGCATGAACATTTATCTACTATTCTACAAACCATAAATATAGTCTCACAACAGCGTAATGATTGGTTTGTTGATTAG
- a CDS encoding mannitol dehydrogenase family protein, producing MRLSNQTLSQLPKGVVVPTYDRSKIKTKIVHLGFGAFHRAHQAVYTDILAAQHDSDWGYCEVNLIGGEAQIQDLKQQDCLFSVCEMSYDNWNTRVVGIAKEALHADIDGIQKVLAVMTRPEIAIVSITVTEKGYCYLPSTASIDTNNPLISHDISYPYAPKSVPGVIVEALRLRKEQGLKPFTVMSCDNMPENGHVTRNVVLALAKQRDPDLAQWINDNVTFPSTMVDRIVPAATPETMVKINKQLGGIDDPAGIAGEPFRQWVIEDNFVAGRPQWQKAGAELVNDVLPYEEMKLRMLNGSHSFFAYLGYLAGYLHIDECMQDNNYVTAARHLMLNEQATTLRVKDVDLSAYADSLLDRYRNTGLKHRTWQIAMDGTLKLPQRMLDSIRYHVANNNTVFDCLALGVAAWMRYVSGVDDAGKSIEVSDPSIMQINELVANSADDENRVKALLSLTHVFGSDLPHNQLFVDKVTNAYLALRDLGAKQTVKNLTELFSTINATNNN from the coding sequence ATGAGATTATCAAATCAAACTTTATCACAACTACCTAAGGGGGTAGTTGTTCCAACTTATGATAGAAGCAAAATTAAAACCAAAATTGTTCATCTCGGTTTTGGCGCTTTTCATCGTGCTCATCAAGCTGTTTATACGGATATACTAGCTGCACAGCATGATAGCGATTGGGGATACTGTGAAGTTAACTTGATTGGTGGTGAAGCTCAAATTCAAGATTTAAAACAACAAGATTGCTTGTTTAGTGTTTGTGAAATGTCTTATGATAATTGGAATACCCGCGTTGTTGGTATTGCAAAAGAAGCATTACATGCAGATATTGATGGAATACAAAAAGTCTTAGCAGTGATGACTCGTCCTGAAATTGCGATTGTATCGATAACCGTAACTGAGAAAGGTTATTGCTATCTCCCTTCGACGGCATCCATAGATACTAATAATCCATTAATTAGTCATGATATTTCTTATCCTTATGCACCTAAATCTGTTCCGGGTGTCATTGTTGAGGCGTTACGTTTACGTAAAGAACAAGGACTAAAACCATTTACGGTAATGTCTTGTGACAATATGCCTGAAAATGGGCATGTTACACGTAATGTTGTTTTAGCATTGGCTAAACAGCGAGATCCTGATTTAGCCCAATGGATCAATGATAATGTTACATTTCCATCTACAATGGTTGACCGAATCGTACCAGCTGCAACGCCTGAAACTATGGTAAAAATAAACAAACAACTAGGTGGTATTGATGACCCTGCGGGCATTGCTGGTGAACCATTTAGGCAATGGGTTATTGAAGATAATTTTGTGGCAGGGCGCCCCCAATGGCAAAAAGCAGGTGCAGAATTAGTTAATGATGTATTGCCATATGAAGAAATGAAGTTACGCATGTTAAATGGTAGCCATTCTTTTTTTGCATATTTAGGCTATCTAGCCGGTTATTTACATATAGATGAATGCATGCAGGATAATAATTATGTTACAGCTGCTAGACATTTAATGCTAAATGAACAAGCAACAACGTTGCGAGTTAAAGATGTTGATCTTTCTGCTTATGCTGATTCATTACTTGATCGTTATCGAAATACCGGTTTAAAACATCGTACATGGCAAATTGCAATGGATGGAACATTGAAGCTACCTCAACGAATGCTTGATTCAATTCGTTATCATGTAGCTAATAATAATACTGTATTTGATTGTCTTGCTTTAGGTGTTGCTGCTTGGATGCGCTACGTTAGTGGGGTTGATGATGCGGGTAAATCTATTGAGGTAAGTGATCCTTCAATTATGCAAATAAACGAGCTTGTCGCAAATAGTGCCGATGATGAAAATAGAGTAAAAGCGTTATTGTCTTTAACTCATGTGTTTGGTAGTGACTTACCGCATAATCAACTTTTTGTCGATAAGGTAACAAATGCTTACCTAGCATTGCGAGATTTAGGTGCTAAACAGACAGTTAAAAATTTAACTGAACTTTTTAGTACTATAAATGCAACTAACAATAATTGA
- a CDS encoding MFS transporter: MSTLETMEEKEKRNIIRRVAVASSIGTAAEYYDFFAYGTAAVLFFGQLFFPSNDPFISTLAAFATYAVGFFARPIGGIVFGHMGDKVGRKKALVITILIVGLGTFVIGLLPTYASIGWWAPVILILIRVLQGFGVGGEQAGAVLMTAEYSPPEKRGFFSSWVQIGAPLGFLLPSALFALLTSLLSEEQMLDFGWRIPFLLSLLLVILGLFIRLRIDESPVFEKIRQTKAVESSMPLKDVMKNYPGIVAKGVGAKLIEACSFAMFTVIVLAYVNVNQFNKSYVLDAIIVAVVIEIFTIPLMGALSDKWGRKRVYILGALLQVIFIVPFFLMVNTQNYILIQLAMIIVLPIGHAMCYAPQASFFPELFPTAIRCSGIALIWQVGSLIGSGILGLCAVKILQMCSGHYSGLALYVGTLGILSVIGIALLPETAPNKIKKEYQQWVGK; the protein is encoded by the coding sequence ATGTCAACTTTAGAAACAATGGAAGAAAAAGAAAAACGGAATATTATAAGGCGTGTAGCTGTTGCATCATCTATTGGAACTGCTGCAGAATATTATGATTTTTTTGCATATGGAACGGCAGCAGTACTCTTTTTTGGTCAACTGTTCTTTCCTAGTAATGATCCTTTTATTAGCACTCTTGCAGCATTTGCTACTTATGCAGTAGGTTTTTTTGCTAGACCTATTGGCGGTATTGTTTTTGGTCATATGGGCGATAAAGTAGGAAGAAAAAAAGCGTTAGTCATTACTATTTTAATTGTTGGATTAGGAACATTCGTTATTGGTTTATTACCAACTTATGCATCAATTGGTTGGTGGGCACCTGTAATTCTAATTTTAATTAGAGTTCTACAAGGATTTGGTGTTGGTGGCGAACAAGCAGGTGCGGTGTTGATGACAGCGGAATATTCTCCGCCTGAAAAGCGCGGATTTTTCTCTAGTTGGGTGCAAATAGGGGCACCACTTGGTTTTTTGTTACCTTCAGCGCTTTTTGCTTTATTAACATCATTACTTTCAGAAGAACAAATGCTTGATTTTGGTTGGAGAATACCATTTTTATTAAGTTTACTTTTAGTTATATTGGGATTATTTATCCGATTACGTATTGACGAATCACCTGTTTTTGAAAAAATTAGACAAACTAAAGCTGTTGAATCTTCAATGCCGTTGAAAGATGTTATGAAAAATTATCCGGGGATTGTTGCTAAAGGGGTTGGTGCAAAACTAATTGAAGCATGTTCATTTGCCATGTTTACAGTGATTGTTTTAGCCTATGTAAATGTAAATCAATTTAATAAAAGTTATGTATTAGATGCAATAATTGTTGCTGTAGTCATCGAGATTTTTACTATCCCGTTAATGGGCGCTTTATCGGATAAATGGGGAAGAAAAAGAGTCTATATACTTGGCGCTCTTCTGCAAGTAATTTTTATAGTTCCATTTTTCTTAATGGTCAATACACAGAATTATATATTAATTCAGTTAGCAATGATAATTGTTTTACCTATAGGTCATGCTATGTGTTATGCACCACAAGCATCATTCTTCCCAGAATTATTTCCGACAGCAATTCGTTGTAGTGGTATAGCGTTGATATGGCAGGTTGGTTCATTAATTGGAAGTGGTATTTTAGGGCTTTGTGCAGTTAAGATTTTACAAATGTGTAGTGGACATTATTCTGGATTAGCCTTATATGTTGGTACATTAGGTATTTTATCTGTTATTGGTATTGCGTTATTGCCTGAAACAGCACCTAATAAAATTAAAAAAGAATATCAGCAATGGGTAGGAAAATAA
- the manD gene encoding D-mannonate dehydratase ManD, producing MKIVKAEVFVCSPGRNFVTLKITTDSGVYGVGDATLNGRELSVASYLKDHLCPQLIGRDASQIEDIFQYFYKGAYWRRGPVTMSAISAIDMALWDIKGKVANMPLYQLLGGASRTGVMVYCHTTGKDIEEALDDYAKHKEMGFKAIRVQCGIPGMKTTYGQSKGKNLAYEPATRGNYPEEQFWATDKYLDFTPKLFEAVRNKFGFNEHLLHDMHHRLTPIEAARFGKSIEDYRLFWMEDPTPAENQECFRLIRQHTVTPIAVGEVFNSIWDCKQLIEEQLIDYIRTTITHAGGITHMRRIADFAALYQVRTGSHGPSDLSPICHAAALHFDMWVPNFGVQEFMGYSEQMLEVFSPNWTFNDGYMHPSDKPGLGIDFDEKLAAKYPYNPAYLPIARLEDGTLWNW from the coding sequence ATGAAAATCGTAAAAGCAGAGGTTTTTGTGTGTAGTCCAGGAAGGAACTTTGTCACATTAAAAATCACTACAGATTCAGGCGTATATGGAGTTGGTGATGCGACACTCAACGGACGAGAATTATCTGTCGCATCATATCTCAAAGATCATCTTTGTCCACAGTTAATCGGCCGAGATGCTAGTCAAATTGAAGATATATTTCAATATTTCTATAAAGGTGCTTATTGGCGTCGAGGGCCAGTGACCATGTCAGCGATATCAGCAATTGATATGGCGTTATGGGATATCAAAGGTAAAGTAGCCAATATGCCACTTTATCAGTTATTAGGTGGAGCTTCACGTACTGGTGTCATGGTCTATTGCCATACCACTGGTAAAGATATTGAAGAAGCGTTGGATGATTATGCCAAACATAAGGAAATGGGGTTTAAAGCCATTCGTGTTCAGTGTGGAATACCAGGAATGAAGACCACATACGGCCAAAGTAAAGGTAAAAATTTAGCTTATGAGCCGGCTACTCGAGGTAATTATCCTGAAGAGCAATTTTGGGCAACCGATAAATATCTTGATTTCACACCAAAATTATTTGAAGCAGTAAGAAATAAATTTGGTTTTAATGAACATTTATTGCATGACATGCACCATCGTTTAACCCCAATTGAAGCAGCACGATTTGGCAAAAGTATTGAAGACTACCGACTATTTTGGATGGAAGATCCGACACCTGCAGAAAATCAAGAGTGCTTCCGTTTAATTCGTCAACATACCGTAACACCAATTGCTGTCGGTGAAGTATTCAATAGCATTTGGGATTGTAAACAATTAATTGAAGAACAACTGATTGATTATATTCGAACCACGATAACTCATGCTGGTGGTATTACACATATGCGCCGGATTGCTGATTTTGCGGCTCTTTATCAAGTTAGAACTGGTTCGCATGGTCCATCTGATTTATCACCAATTTGTCATGCCGCGGCGCTGCACTTTGATATGTGGGTACCTAACTTTGGTGTACAAGAATTTATGGGCTATTCCGAACAGATGTTAGAAGTTTTCTCGCCTAATTGGACCTTTAATGATGGTTATATGCATCCAAGTGACAAACCCGGATTAGGAATCGATTTTGATGAAAAACTTGCAGCAAAATATCCATACAATCCTGCTTATTTGCCAATTGCTCGTCTAGAAGATGGCACATTGTGGAATTGGTAA
- a CDS encoding anthranilate synthase component II — translation MILLIDNYDSFTFNIYDYLCRAGAEVMVIKNDEKSIDELKRLSFSKMVISPGPGTPDNAGISLSAINCFANHCPILGICLGHQAIAQYFGYSIVKAPVPMHGKIDEITHDEQGLFVGIKNPLSVVRYHSLIAHPNLPLNESPLIVTAKNRQGLIMGLRHKTLPIESVQFHPEAIKTESGLKIISNFVNGN, via the coding sequence TTGATTCTTCTAATTGATAATTACGATTCTTTTACTTTTAATATCTATGATTACCTTTGCCGTGCAGGAGCCGAAGTTATGGTCATCAAAAATGATGAAAAATCTATTGATGAATTAAAGCGATTATCGTTTTCCAAAATGGTCATTTCTCCGGGGCCGGGAACACCCGATAATGCCGGAATATCATTATCGGCGATCAATTGTTTTGCTAATCACTGCCCAATACTTGGCATTTGTTTAGGTCATCAAGCGATTGCCCAATATTTTGGTTATAGCATTGTTAAAGCCCCAGTACCAATGCATGGTAAAATTGATGAAATTACACATGATGAGCAAGGCTTATTTGTCGGGATTAAAAATCCACTCTCCGTGGTTAGGTATCATTCTCTAATTGCCCACCCTAATTTGCCATTAAATGAGTCACCTTTAATAGTTACCGCTAAAAATAGACAAGGATTGATTATGGGATTACGACATAAAACACTGCCAATTGAATCGGTACAATTTCACCCAGAGGCAATTAAGACAGAATCTGGTTTAAAAATAATTAGTAACTTTGTTAATGGTAATTAA
- the pabB gene encoding aminodeoxychorismate synthase component I gives MKIYIDFEGERKYFCDPIKIIKSNDYRAIKQRIDEIESFTNKGYYACGYLAYESAMGFSENNKTKVIKSSNLDLPLLLFGIFDKYTSEPIPDSNHFSPLSLKLSCDTDINEYQQKIDYIHSQIELGNTYQTNYTIQFSAPFNSNPLDYYYFLQKNNLANYCAYIEFENYHILSISPELFFKLEDKTITTKPMKGTTARGLTTQQDKQQVELLKSEKNLAENMMIVDLLRNDLSRISKPGSITVPHLFTAEKYPTVWQLTSTIQGILKDNINLYQLLQALFPCGSITGAPKASTMHIISNIENSARGVYCGAIGYIDPFMKKAIFNIPIRTLTINNQQLNYGVGGGITWDSSANDEYNEVLAKTAILHRTLSIPEYIIETLLLENGEFLLLNAHLDRLDNSTQYFDFTSDIQTIKQTLTKLAKKYPLGKYKVRLLQSKSGQSEISIDLLTTSMVINNIAFAPKSVDKHNVFLYHKTTNRQHFPQLTVDQEYINYNQNDEITEFVNGNIALLINDKWITPAITSGLLAGTMRQHYLDQHKLIEKTINKKDILQADKIAFINSVRGWVEIEEQVFSELKKQL, from the coding sequence ATGAAAATTTATATCGATTTTGAAGGTGAACGTAAATATTTTTGTGATCCAATCAAAATTATAAAATCAAACGATTATAGAGCTATTAAACAACGCATTGATGAAATAGAAAGCTTCACAAATAAAGGTTATTACGCTTGTGGTTATCTTGCTTATGAAAGTGCTATGGGGTTTAGTGAAAACAATAAAACCAAAGTTATAAAAAGCTCAAATCTTGATTTACCATTACTATTATTTGGTATTTTTGATAAGTATACGAGTGAGCCAATTCCAGATTCAAATCACTTTTCACCACTATCGTTAAAGTTATCTTGTGATACTGATATTAACGAATATCAGCAAAAAATTGACTATATTCACTCGCAAATTGAATTAGGTAATACTTACCAAACCAATTATACCATTCAATTTAGTGCACCATTTAATAGTAATCCTTTAGATTATTATTACTTTCTACAAAAAAATAATCTTGCCAATTATTGTGCCTATATAGAATTTGAAAATTATCATATCTTATCTATTTCTCCTGAGCTATTTTTTAAATTAGAAGATAAAACTATTACAACGAAACCAATGAAAGGTACTACCGCCCGAGGATTGACGACACAACAAGATAAACAACAAGTAGAGTTGTTGAAATCAGAAAAAAATCTTGCAGAGAATATGATGATTGTTGATTTACTGCGTAATGATTTGAGCAGAATTTCAAAACCAGGATCGATCACCGTCCCACACTTATTTACCGCAGAAAAATACCCAACCGTATGGCAACTAACCTCGACAATTCAAGGAATATTAAAAGATAATATTAACCTATATCAACTATTGCAAGCACTGTTCCCATGTGGCTCAATCACTGGAGCACCTAAAGCAAGTACCATGCATATTATTAGTAATATTGAGAATTCAGCTCGTGGCGTGTATTGTGGCGCAATTGGTTATATTGACCCTTTTATGAAAAAGGCGATATTTAATATTCCAATACGTACCTTAACCATTAATAATCAACAGTTGAATTATGGTGTTGGTGGAGGCATTACCTGGGATTCAAGCGCCAATGATGAATATAACGAAGTCCTAGCGAAAACAGCTATTTTGCATAGAACTTTATCTATACCTGAATATATTATTGAAACCTTATTGTTAGAAAATGGAGAGTTTTTGTTACTTAATGCACATTTGGACAGATTGGACAACTCAACACAATATTTTGATTTTACAAGTGATATTCAAACAATCAAACAGACATTAACGAAGCTAGCCAAAAAATATCCATTAGGAAAATATAAAGTTAGACTTCTGCAATCAAAATCAGGACAATCAGAAATAAGTATAGATTTGCTTACCACCTCAATGGTGATTAATAATATAGCTTTTGCGCCTAAAAGTGTCGATAAACATAATGTTTTTCTCTATCATAAAACAACCAATCGACAACATTTTCCTCAATTGACAGTTGATCAAGAATATATCAATTATAATCAAAATGATGAAATTACCGAGTTTGTTAATGGTAATATCGCCCTATTAATTAATGATAAGTGGATAACGCCTGCCATTACATCAGGACTATTAGCTGGCACTATGCGACAACATTATTTAGATCAGCATAAATTAATTGAGAAAACGATAAACAAAAAAGATATTTTACAGGCCGATAAAATAGCATTTATTAATAGTGTTCGAGGTTGGGTTGAAATTGAAGAGCAGGTATTTAGTGAATTGAAAAAACAGTTATGA
- a CDS encoding PqiC family protein → MFKSIRCFKITLLIALLAVMVGCSSNTERKNYFQLTSNLVNVDSVTTRSTNKFIWIESIEVASFLNKSGIVLQTQDIKYVTATNNLWASTLSQQFADRLSQDLTQLLPNYLVSTKSITTPTLTIKLFIDGFHGSYKGDAVIKGRWVVTDNKGQIRTKVIERSVPLAKNGYSALVKALSQGWQDEELEFANSIKY, encoded by the coding sequence ATGTTCAAATCGATTCGATGTTTTAAAATTACACTATTGATAGCATTATTAGCGGTAATGGTGGGTTGTTCATCAAATACCGAAAGAAAAAATTATTTTCAATTAACGAGTAATTTAGTTAATGTTGATTCAGTGACGACTCGCTCGACCAATAAGTTTATTTGGATTGAGTCTATTGAAGTAGCCAGTTTTTTAAATAAATCAGGCATTGTTTTACAAACACAAGATATAAAATATGTTACAGCAACTAATAATTTATGGGCCTCAACATTGTCTCAACAATTTGCAGATAGATTATCGCAGGATCTAACCCAACTTTTACCTAATTATTTAGTCTCAACCAAATCTATTACTACACCTACCTTAACAATTAAGCTTTTTATTGATGGTTTCCATGGTAGTTATAAGGGGGATGCAGTGATAAAAGGGCGCTGGGTAGTGACAGATAATAAAGGACAAATTAGGACTAAAGTTATTGAACGCAGTGTTCCGTTGGCAAAAAATGGCTATAGCGCACTGGTAAAAGCCTTATCGCAAGGCTGGCAAGATGAAGAGTTAGAATTTGCGAATTCAATCAAATATTAG